Sequence from the Candidatus Poribacteria bacterium genome:
TCCGCGCGAGACAGCGTCCGACACTCTGACCCACAGTCGGTGCGCGTGATACCGTCATGCCGATATGACAGTGTACATCAAAATACGGGTACATAGGTTATCCTTTCGGAAGAGATTAAAATTCCGGGACAGGTGCGTATGTATTAAAACCGTCTGTCCTATCTTCACCTTGCAGCAGATAAATATGGTGCTTGCGCCGCCACTCCGCACCCGGATAACGAACATTCGCAGGCATGTAGCGCATTGTATAGCCACATCGCCGTTTCTGTGAGACGTTCGGGCTGGAGTTGTGGATGGTCCACGCATCGTGAAAATGAGACTCACCGACTTCCAATTCCAAATTGACCACTTTTGATGTATCGAGGTCTGCCTCCACAACTTCGCTTCCGAAGAGATTATTTGTGCGATCAACCTCTTCATAGCGACGATCACGTAATCTGTGGCTGCCGGCGATGACGCGCATACAACCGTTTTCAACCTTCGATTCATCCACGGCTAACCACATTGTGATAACGTGCATCGGATCAAGAGACTTACCCCAGTAAACACCGTCTTGGTGCCATGGAACTGCCATGCCATCGTGTTCCCGTTTGCTGATGAAATGGCTCGACCAGAGGACAATATCCGGTCCGATAAACCGTTCGATGACTTTCAACACCCGTGGATGCGTCAGGTATTTGAACAAAAAGGGATGCTCGAAATGCGGTACATCCATCTGTTCTGGACGTCTACCTTCCGGCAGATTCTCAATCATCTCGTCCACGTAGTCTCGGAGTGTATCCAACTCCTCTTTCGTGAAGATGCGTCCAAATGTAATATACCCATTTTCGTTGTAAAATTCGACCTGCTCGTCAGAGACACTCGTTTCCAGTTGCCAATCCATTTTTCTTACCTCCAAGATTATGTTAGATTTTGGCACAAAAGTGCCTCGGATGTCAAGCAATTTTTCAGTTTCCAAGTCCATTTAACTCTCCGTTTTAGGTAGAGCGTCGGGATCCAGGAATCCGTCTTACTGAAGAACTGAACTTGACAAATCGCTGTGCTTGTGATAGACTTTCGGTTATGAAGATTATAGTTGCGCCTGATTCATTCAAGGGGAGCGTGAGTGCGCTTGAAGCCGCGTATGCAATCGAGCAGGGACTCCGTCGCGTGTTTCCCGATGCCGTTATTGAAAAAATTCCGATGGCGGACGGTGGCGAAGGGACGGTGCAGTCGCTCGTTGATGCCACCGGTGGGCATATTCAAACACATCGTGTGGTTGCGCCTCTCGAAAACGAGGTTGACGCGCAATTCGGTATCCTTGCAGGTGAAGAAACCGCTGTCATTGAGATGGCATCTGCCTCCGGTCTCACACTTGTTCCAGCGGATAAACGTAATCCACTTCGCACGACGACCTACGGCACTGGACAACTTATCCGCGCTGCTTTGGAAGCAGGATGCAGACGCTTAATCATCGGTATCGGTGGGAGTGCTACAAACGACGGTGGTGCCGGAATGGCGGAGGCACTCGGTGTACGATTACTGGATGCCGACGGCGCGCAGATTCCGCGCGGTGGGGCAGGGCTTGGACAGTTAGCGTCGATAGATATAACGGGTTTACACCCCGCTATCGCTGAAACCGAAACAGTCGTCGCGTGTGATGTCAACAACCCTTTGACCGGTCCCGATGGTGCATCGCACGTTTATGGACCGCAGAAGGGTGCTACGCCTGAAATGATTGAAACCTTGGATCAACATCTCGCACATTTTGACTCCGTCTTGACGCGGACTCTCGGAAAGTCCTTCAATGATGTTCCGGGCGCGGGCGCGGCTGGTGGGTTAGGTGCAGGGTTGATGGCATTTCTCAACGCGGAATTGCAACTCGGTGTTGATATTATGATTGATGCCGTTAACCTTGAAGAACGGGTGAAAGGTGCGTCCGTTGTTTTCACGGGTGAAGGGCAACTGGACTTTCAGACAGCGTTTGGGAAAACACCTGTTGGGGTTGCAAAGGTCGCGAAGGCACGTAATATCCCTGTCATTGCGATTGCTGGCGGCATCGCTGAAGGGGCTGAGGCGGTTTACGACGCAGGTATTGATGCAATGTTAGGCATCGTCCAAGAGCCGATGTCTCTTGAAGAGGCCGTCGGAGACGCGTCGCGGTTGATCGCTGACACAGCAGAACAGGCTGCACGGTTAATTAGAATTGGCCAGGGTGAACTTTTTAGGTAGGTTAAGGCTAAGGTAAAAGAAAAATGGGAAGGGCGGAAGGATGGAAGAGTTTGACTGGAAGGATGGAAGCGTGAAAGAATGGAAGCACTCCATCTTTCCATTCTTCCTTTTTTCCATCCTCTTTTTCCAATCAATATACATCTTACGTTGGCAATACCGGCGTGTCTTTCATGAAATCGTCCGTCTCGATTTGCCACATTTGCATATCTGCAGCAAGAGACCGAATGCGGTCAGCATGCTCAGGTAGATCGGCAAGGTTTGTTGTCTCCCAAGGATCCTCAACTAAATCGAAAAGTTGAATGCAATCTGTACCTTTACCCGTTTCTTTGGAGATATAATAGCGGATGAGTTTCCAACGTCCATCGCTGATAGTGCGATGGATGTCTCTATACGCCGCGAAGACTGTCGCTCGGACCCGGTCTACACAGCCTTCCATCAGTGGGGCTAAACTCTTTCCTTCAGTCGTATCTGGGCATTCAACATTGGTCAGGTCGCAGACAGTGGGAAAGACATCGTACAGATAGGTCAGTGCATCGACTGTTACGCCTTCTGGAACTCCTGGACCCGCGAATATCGATGGGACGCGAATGCTGTGGTTGTAGAGATTCTGTTTGCCGAGCAGACCGTGTTGTCCGACAGCGAGTCCGTGGTCGGCGGTGTAGATGACTATCGTGTTATTGAGCTGTCCGGTGGCTTCCAATGTGCTGAGCACGCGCCCCATTTCAGCATCCATGTGGGTAATCATCCCGTAATAATCGGCGATGTGTTGTTGAACGATCTCAGGGGTGCGTGGGAATGGTGCTAATACTTCGTCTCGGATACGCATTTCGCCATTGTCGAATGGGTGTTCTGGAACGAAGTTTTCCGGGACAGGTATATCCTCTGGTGGATACATCGTCGCGTATTCTCCAGGTGCTGTTCTCGGATCGTGTGGTGAAGTAAATGAGAGGTAGAGGAAAAATGGATCCGTTTCGTCGTAGTTTTCTATAAATTGCACGGCGGCATCTGTAAACAATTCTGTAGAAAACTTTTCTCCAATGTACCTGTCGTCATTCGGATATTTTCCTGTCGGATCGAAATCGAAAACGGGTACTTTATATTGATCGCTCATGCCACCAAAGAAGATCTTAGCACCCTCATCGAAACTATTGGTAAACGTTTGTCGGTCGTTGTGCCATTTGCCGCTAAAAAATGTATGATACCCCGCCTCGCGCATGACCTGTGGCCAAACCGCCAAATCGGGGTTAAGCTGGTTTCCACCGCTACGGAACAGGTTCGCGCTGGTAAGGACAGCCGCGCGGCTTGGTACACAGACCGCGCCAACGAGGGAACCCATGATGTGTGTTTGGCGAAAAGTCGTTCCACGCGTCATGAGTGAATCCAGGGTCGGTGTTTTCACGGTCGGGTCGCCCATGCCGCCAATGGCATCCCACCGATGGTCGTCGGCGATCATGAAAAGAATATTCGGTTGTGAGGACATATTTTTAATTTTTCCTTGCGGTTCGGTCAGGTGGGTTTTACTTATAAAGTGCCTCTCCGTAGATCCGTTCTCCAAATGTAAAGCATTCTCACTGCGAAGCAAAATTATGCCATTTAAGGCATAATTTCATTACGAGCTACGGGTTGTGAGGCTACCAAAAAAGAAACATCAAAATTACCAAACAGAGTTGAAACCTAATCAGAAACCACCGCGTAATGAAATGGAGCGGTGACCAGGAGGCCATAGTTAAAAGAATGAAAATTGCTACGATTGAACAATTCTACCCACGTCGCCGGATGCGCCTTGTGAAAATTACAACGGACACCGGTATTGTCGGATGGGGAGAAACTACGCTTGAAGGTAAACCCAAAAGTACTTGGGCGGCTGTTGAAGAACTTGCCGACTATTTTATTGGTAAAGATCCGTTACGTATTGAACACCACTGGCAGCACGTTTATCGCTCTGCCTTTTTCCGAAGTGGGAATATCCTCATGTCTGCCTTGTCCGGTATTGATCAGGCGTTGTGGGACATCGCTGGTAAATATTACAATGTGCCTGCCTACCACCTCTTAGGGGGTGCTGTGCGAGACCGTATCCGCGTCTATGCACACTGGGGCATCGGCAGTTTAACGGACGAAGGCAAAGCGGCTGCCAAAGAACGCCTTGAATTCTTACAACAGAAAGGCGGTTACACAGCATTTAAGAGCGGTCCCGGCGGCAAGTGGCGTGGACATGAACCTCCCTCGGTGATTGATGAATTTGTAGAACGCGCCTATCTTATGCGCGAGTGGGTCGGTCCTGACGTTGAACTCGCCTTTGATTTCCACGGTAAGATGACACCTGCTCTTGCGGTTGAGATTTGCCATGAACTTAAAGGGATGCGTCCGATGTTTGTCGAGGAACCTATTCCGCAGGAAAATGTTGACGCGCTCAAACTGGTATCCGACCATGTGCCGTTTCCGATTGCGACGGGAGAACGGCTGCTCACCCGTTGGGGGTTTCGCGAGATTTTTGAGAAACAAGCGGTCGCTTACCTACAGCCCGATACTTCACACACTGGTGGCATTACTGAACTGAAAAAGATTGCGAACACGGCGGAGATTTATTATATGCATATCGCTCCGCATTGTGCGATTGGACCGGTTGCCTTTTCTGCTTCCCTTCACGTCGATGCCGTTGTGCCGAATTTCCTGATCCAAGAACAGATTGACGCCGGGTTAGGGGACGGTCTATTCACCGAGGATTGGCAGGTTACAGACGGACACATTGAATTGCCAACAAAACCCGGACTTGGCTTTGAGATTGACGAAAAGGAAGCGGAACAAACGCTTGATACCTACCCTGAAGAACTCGGCGGCGAGTACTATTATGACACCGATGGCAGCGTAGCGGATTGGTAGAGTTTGGCTGTCGGAAACCGTCAGCAATGAGTAGGCGAGGTTTTCAACCTCGCCATCAAAAAATTGGAAGATTTTTCTTGTAACTCGACCTACGCTTTAAACGACCTGTTTGCGGTTTGCAACGTAAGGCGGTTCCAACATTAATTTCTGGTCTTCGTCCGACATCAGGTTGCGAAGTTCGTCGTCGTATCTGCCTTGACCCCATGAGGCGTGCCCTGGTGAATACTTGAACAAAATCGAGCGTCGCTCGTGCGATGCAATCCACGGGAGCGTGCCGTGTGTCAATGCCTCCGTGAAGATGACGACATCTCCGGCTTTCTGATGCACCGGTGCCATACAAGTTTTGTTGTCTACCACCGGTCGGAACTGCGACGGACACGGGTAGTTGCTCTTGTGGCTGCCGGGGATACAACAGAAACCGCCATGCTCCGGAAGCATATCGGTTAGTGCCCACGAGGCGACAGTTAACCCATTATACATCCGATCATTTCGGAAGACATAATACTGCGCTGGGTCATAAGGTGTACCACCGCCGTGGAGTGTCCCGCCCGGATTGCCTTCTATCATTAAGATGCCGTAGACGTGATCCAACCGAAATTTTGGACCGACAATCTCTGCTAAAAATGGCATGATACGCGGGTGATTAAGGAGTTTCCGAAACGCGTCGTTCTCCCAATTCAAGAAGCCACCAAATCTCTGTGAATAGACATCATCGTCTACTGGAGCTGGATAGTCTTGGGCATCGATGAGGGCGTTCAGTTCCGAGAGTTCGTCTGCCCCCAAAACGTTTTCGATGTTGACATATCCCCATAAGTCGAATAGGTATTTTTCTTCGGGGCCCATTAAGACACCTCCGTTAAAGGTAGCAGGCACACGCCGTGTGCCGTAGTCTCTGTCTTACTGATGTGCCGAGCGCGAAGTGGGTTCAAGCCGTGTAAC
This genomic interval carries:
- a CDS encoding phytanoyl-CoA dioxygenase family protein, translated to MGPEEKYLFDLWGYVNIENVLGADELSELNALIDAQDYPAPVDDDVYSQRFGGFLNWENDAFRKLLNHPRIMPFLAEIVGPKFRLDHVYGILMIEGNPGGTLHGGGTPYDPAQYYVFRNDRMYNGLTVASWALTDMLPEHGGFCCIPGSHKSNYPCPSQFRPVVDNKTCMAPVHQKAGDVVIFTEALTHGTLPWIASHERRSILFKYSPGHASWGQGRYDDELRNLMSDEDQKLMLEPPYVANRKQVV
- the dgoD gene encoding galactonate dehydratase encodes the protein MKIATIEQFYPRRRMRLVKITTDTGIVGWGETTLEGKPKSTWAAVEELADYFIGKDPLRIEHHWQHVYRSAFFRSGNILMSALSGIDQALWDIAGKYYNVPAYHLLGGAVRDRIRVYAHWGIGSLTDEGKAAAKERLEFLQQKGGYTAFKSGPGGKWRGHEPPSVIDEFVERAYLMREWVGPDVELAFDFHGKMTPALAVEICHELKGMRPMFVEEPIPQENVDALKLVSDHVPFPIATGERLLTRWGFREIFEKQAVAYLQPDTSHTGGITELKKIANTAEIYYMHIAPHCAIGPVAFSASLHVDAVVPNFLIQEQIDAGLGDGLFTEDWQVTDGHIELPTKPGLGFEIDEKEAEQTLDTYPEELGGEYYYDTDGSVADW
- a CDS encoding sulfatase-like hydrolase/transferase; translated protein: MSSQPNILFMIADDHRWDAIGGMGDPTVKTPTLDSLMTRGTTFRQTHIMGSLVGAVCVPSRAAVLTSANLFRSGGNQLNPDLAVWPQVMREAGYHTFFSGKWHNDRQTFTNSFDEGAKIFFGGMSDQYKVPVFDFDPTGKYPNDDRYIGEKFSTELFTDAAVQFIENYDETDPFFLYLSFTSPHDPRTAPGEYATMYPPEDIPVPENFVPEHPFDNGEMRIRDEVLAPFPRTPEIVQQHIADYYGMITHMDAEMGRVLSTLEATGQLNNTIVIYTADHGLAVGQHGLLGKQNLYNHSIRVPSIFAGPGVPEGVTVDALTYLYDVFPTVCDLTNVECPDTTEGKSLAPLMEGCVDRVRATVFAAYRDIHRTISDGRWKLIRYYISKETGKGTDCIQLFDLVEDPWETTNLADLPEHADRIRSLAADMQMWQIETDDFMKDTPVLPT
- a CDS encoding phytanoyl-CoA dioxygenase family protein gives rise to the protein MDLETEKLLDIRGTFVPKSNIILEVRKMDWQLETSVSDEQVEFYNENGYITFGRIFTKEELDTLRDYVDEMIENLPEGRRPEQMDVPHFEHPFLFKYLTHPRVLKVIERFIGPDIVLWSSHFISKREHDGMAVPWHQDGVYWGKSLDPMHVITMWLAVDESKVENGCMRVIAGSHRLRDRRYEEVDRTNNLFGSEVVEADLDTSKVVNLELEVGESHFHDAWTIHNSSPNVSQKRRCGYTMRYMPANVRYPGAEWRRKHHIYLLQGEDRTDGFNTYAPVPEF
- a CDS encoding glycerate kinase, with the protein product MKIIVAPDSFKGSVSALEAAYAIEQGLRRVFPDAVIEKIPMADGGEGTVQSLVDATGGHIQTHRVVAPLENEVDAQFGILAGEETAVIEMASASGLTLVPADKRNPLRTTTYGTGQLIRAALEAGCRRLIIGIGGSATNDGGAGMAEALGVRLLDADGAQIPRGGAGLGQLASIDITGLHPAIAETETVVACDVNNPLTGPDGASHVYGPQKGATPEMIETLDQHLAHFDSVLTRTLGKSFNDVPGAGAAGGLGAGLMAFLNAELQLGVDIMIDAVNLEERVKGASVVFTGEGQLDFQTAFGKTPVGVAKVAKARNIPVIAIAGGIAEGAEAVYDAGIDAMLGIVQEPMSLEEAVGDASRLIADTAEQAARLIRIGQGELFR